A window of the Candidatus Nitrosotalea okcheonensis genome harbors these coding sequences:
- a CDS encoding winged helix-turn-helix transcriptional regulator produces MKEEECKVLLDSMKACPIDNTFKIIGRKFTVHILRNMTKLGQSRFNQFLDSVEGINPKTLSARLREMEKNGIIEKRIYAGTPVKIEYVVTKKGLALNPILESMAAFSMQYCAKDVFKDGKPRILKEVYSKPTEAA; encoded by the coding sequence TTGAAAGAAGAAGAATGCAAGGTTTTGTTGGATTCTATGAAAGCATGCCCAATTGATAATACTTTTAAAATTATAGGAAGAAAGTTTACCGTACACATTTTACGTAACATGACAAAACTTGGCCAAAGCCGGTTCAACCAGTTTTTGGACTCTGTAGAAGGGATAAACCCAAAAACCTTGTCTGCAAGGCTGCGAGAAATGGAAAAAAATGGCATAATCGAGAAGAGAATCTATGCTGGAACTCCAGTCAAGATAGAGTATGTTGTCACAAAAAAGGGGCTTGCACTAAACCCGATACTTGAATCAATGGCGGCGTTTTCTATGCAATATTGCGCTAAGGATGTATTCAAAGATGGAAAGCCTAGAATCTTGAAAGAAGTCTATTCGAAACCCACCGAAGCTGCATAA